From the genome of Halostella litorea:
TACTCGCCCGGTCGGCGTCCGAAGCGCCGTCGTCGGCCGGGGCGAGCCCGCGGTACAGCTGGCCCGGCGGGCCGACCCAGCCGCCCATCTCCTTCGCCCGCTCTATCAGGCGGCGGTACAGGCGGCGGTAGCCGGGGAACTCGTTCTCGTTGAAAAAGCGCGGGTGCCACAGCGCGGTCATCACCGCGTCGTTCGCCGCGGCCTCGAACAGCAGGTCCTCGCAGGCGTCGAACGCGCGGTCGAACGACCGGCCGGGGTCCGGGAGCGCCACCTCCATCGCGGTCAGCGGGAACACGACGAACTCGTCGTCGAACGGCCGGAGCGGGTCGTAGCCGTACTGGAACCCGTACTCGGTCGCGGAGCCGAGGCTCGCGTCGTACCGGAGCCCGACCTCGGTGTGGTGCCGCCAGGTGTCGGGCACGTCGAGGTTGAGGTAGTGCTGGCGGCCGCCGACGACGGGGTGGCCGAGCACGTCCTCCAGCACCGCCTTCTCGTAGCGGAGCCGCTCGACGTCGCGGTAGGAGCCAAAGGAGCCGTGCAGCCCGACCTCCCAGCCGCCGCCGTCGAGTTCGCGTATCTCGTCGGCGATCGCTTCCGACTCGACGTCGTACCGGCCGAGGTGTTGGACCCACCTGTTCGGCCGGAGCCACTCGCGGGGCGGCAGGTCCCGGAACAGGTGGCGCTCGTTGAGGAAGTAAAACGCCGAGCGGACGCCGAGGTCGGCCTCCAGGTCGCGGATCTCGTCGAACTGCCAGTAGGGGTTCCGGCCGGGCAGCGCCGTCCGCAGGTGGTAGGTCGGCCGCTCCTTTATCGCGTAGTACAGCGACTGGTAGGTCTTGTACGGCCGGTCGACGTCGTGGGTGAGACAGAGCGCGAACTCGTGTCCGTCGGGGACCGCGTCGCCGTCAGACACGGTCCAACACCTCGCGGATCGTCTCGGCGGCCGCCCCGTCGCCGTACAGCGGCGGTTTCTCCGGCGGGACGAAGTCGGCGGACAGCGCCTCGCGGATCGCCGGCTCGTCGGCCCCGACCAGCACGTTCCAGCCACAGTCGACCGTCTCGGTCCACTCCGTCTCGTCGCGCAGCGTCACGCAGGGCGTGTCGAGGTAGAACGCCTCCTTCTGGACGCCGCCGGAGTCGGTGGCGACCCGCTCGGCCCCGTCGAGCAGCCGGACGAAATCGAGGTAGCCGACGGGCTCGATCAGCCGGAGTTCGTCGGCGTACGCCTCCCAGAGCCCGTGCTCCTCCAGCGCGCCGACGGTACGGGGGTGGGCCGGGAACACGACGGGGCGGGGCGCGGCCGCCAGCCCCGACATGATCGCGTCCAGGCGGACGGGGTCGTCGGTGTTGCCCGCGCGGTGGACGGTCGCGAGGACGTACTCGCCGTCGTCGACGCCGAGTTCGGCGAGGAACGACGACCCCTCGGCCGCCCGCTCGCGGGCGTGGAGGATCGCGTCCTGCATCACGTCCCCGGTGACCGCGACGCCCTCCGTGATCCCCTCCTCGCGGAGGTTCGCCGCGGCCGCCTCGCTCGGCGCGAACAGCAGGTCCGAGGCGTGGTCCGTGAGCACGCGGTTGACCTCCTCGGGCATCGCCCAGTTGTCGCTCCGGAGGCCGGCCTCGACGTGGGCGACCGCGGCGTCCTCCTTGGCCGCGACGACCGCGCCGGCCAGCGTCGAGTTCGTGTCGCCGTACAGCAACACGGCGTCGGGGTCCTCCGCGTCGACCAGCTCCTCGATCCCGGTCATCATCTCGGCGGTCTGGGTCGCGTGCGTGGCGGAGCCGACGCCGAGGTGGTGGTCCGGCTCGGGGATGTCCAACTCCTCGAAGAACACGTCCGAGAGGCCCTCGTCGTAGTGCTGGCCCGTGTGGACGAGCACTTCATCGTGGCCGTCCCGGAGCGCGCGGGAGACGGGGAACGCCTTCACGAACTGGGGGCGCGCGCCGACGACGGTCAGCACCTTCATCGCCGCTCACCCCACGTGCCGCGTTCGAGGCTCTCGTTGTGTCGCTTGTCGAATATCATCGCTAGCGTACAGAGCGTGCCGCCCAGCAGCACGAACAGCAGCCCGAACGCGCCGGCGACGAGCCCCGCGCCGGCGGCCAGCGCCAGCCCGCCCAGGGCGAGGCCGGAGAGGCCGCCCGCGACGCCGAGGCCGTACAGGAACACGAGCGGGTGGAAGTCGTACACGAGGTAGCGCGTCTTGAGCCGCCACAGGAACCCGCGGAGCAGCAGCGCCGACAGGCGGGGGATGAACTCGGTGTACCGGATGCCGCTCTGCTCGTCGCCGTACACCGCCTCCATCGGCACGTCGGCCACGCGGAGCCCGCGGGCGTTGAGCTTCACGAGCACGTCGTTGCAGAAGCCGTACCGGTCGTACAGGTTGTCGAAGTCGAGGCGCTCCAGCGCCCGCAGTGAGACGGCGGTGTAGCCGTTCTGCGGGTCGACCATCCGCCAGTAGCCGCTGGCCACCTTCGTGAGGAAGGTCAGGACGGAGTTGCCGAACAGCCGCCAGCGGCTCATCCCGTCCCAGTGGGCCGGCGAGATGAGGCGGTTCCCCTTCGCGTAGTCGGCCTCGCCGGAGACGACCGGCTCGATGATCCGGTGGAGGATGTCGGGGTTCATCTGCCCGTCGCCGTTCATCACCGCCGTCACGTCGAGGCCGT
Proteins encoded in this window:
- a CDS encoding polysaccharide deacetylase family protein yields the protein MSDGDAVPDGHEFALCLTHDVDRPYKTYQSLYYAIKERPTYHLRTALPGRNPYWQFDEIRDLEADLGVRSAFYFLNERHLFRDLPPREWLRPNRWVQHLGRYDVESEAIADEIRELDGGGWEVGLHGSFGSYRDVERLRYEKAVLEDVLGHPVVGGRQHYLNLDVPDTWRHHTEVGLRYDASLGSATEYGFQYGYDPLRPFDDEFVVFPLTAMEVALPDPGRSFDRAFDACEDLLFEAAANDAVMTALWHPRFFNENEFPGYRRLYRRLIERAKEMGGWVGPPGQLYRGLAPADDGASDADRASIRRITKH
- the wecB gene encoding non-hydrolyzing UDP-N-acetylglucosamine 2-epimerase encodes the protein MKVLTVVGARPQFVKAFPVSRALRDGHDEVLVHTGQHYDEGLSDVFFEELDIPEPDHHLGVGSATHATQTAEMMTGIEELVDAEDPDAVLLYGDTNSTLAGAVVAAKEDAAVAHVEAGLRSDNWAMPEEVNRVLTDHASDLLFAPSEAAAANLREEGITEGVAVTGDVMQDAILHARERAAEGSSFLAELGVDDGEYVLATVHRAGNTDDPVRLDAIMSGLAAAPRPVVFPAHPRTVGALEEHGLWEAYADELRLIEPVGYLDFVRLLDGAERVATDSGGVQKEAFYLDTPCVTLRDETEWTETVDCGWNVLVGADEPAIREALSADFVPPEKPPLYGDGAAAETIREVLDRV
- a CDS encoding glycosyltransferase family 2 protein, producing the protein MYRGKTVGVVVPAYDEEGFVGEVIDTLPEFVDRAYVVDDRSTDDTWAEIQRHAAAANARPTDPPVADGGVAFDPRVVPIRHEENRGVGAAIKTGYERAREDGLDVTAVMNGDGQMNPDILHRIIEPVVSGEADYAKGNRLISPAHWDGMSRWRLFGNSVLTFLTKVASGYWRMVDPQNGYTAVSLRALERLDFDNLYDRYGFCNDVLVKLNARGLRVADVPMEAVYGDEQSGIRYTEFIPRLSALLLRGFLWRLKTRYLVYDFHPLVFLYGLGVAGGLSGLALGGLALAAGAGLVAGAFGLLFVLLGGTLCTLAMIFDKRHNESLERGTWGERR